The Glycine soja cultivar W05 chromosome 9, ASM419377v2, whole genome shotgun sequence sequence tctttcccaACTGCAACAAAATTACTGAGTTTTGAAGGAAAGCATGCCAAGGTGATGAAGGGGATGAATGGGTGATGTACAAGACTAAGCATGAGCACTCATCCAATAAGCAATATATAAACTgaaaatttattacaaaataaattaaaaaaactgggatcaaattgattttgttgaAGACTGactaattaaaacataaaacaatatgAACAGAATATTAAAGAAATCTTTATGCTTCTGGACATGAGGTATGCAATGCTGCTCTAGTTGCCAACATACCTAAGTGTTCTGGTCAACactaaaaaaacacacaacaatcaATCATGAAATCATTGAAATGTATGATTTGCATCCTACAAGATACCCATGTTTCTCACTGAAACATAATGGCTGTACCTGTGGGAACCGATTATTAATTGCCCAATGCCCGTAAGTAACATATTCTACCAGTACCAGTAATGCCATGTAAAGCTTTCTTCATTATCCAAATAAATCCATGTCAACTTCCTCTCATGTTCTCTTCCCGAGCACACCATCCCAATTACAtagtaaaaaaagagtttatttgTCTCTCACTTGAAAGGAACGCAATCTCTTTTGCTCCAATGACACTCATCCCTCGCAGAAAAGTGAGATCTTGAGGAATTGtaagcaaacacaaacacaaaaaacTTTATGGTACTGCCCAAGtccttgtttttaatttataaagctCAAGTAGGTTCCACACCTCCACCTTTTAAAAATGAAGCAATACCATGACACTAAAGGGCTCCAACACCTTCCATATTctattcattatttttcaatCCAAAAATGGACGTTAAACCCGTTCCATTCCATCTTCTTACACCAATCCAAACACAGCCTATAAACGACTCAAAACTACTATATAATCCAAAAAGCCACTATTAAATTCTGCCCCAGATACCCCATtgacaaaatattcaaaaaccCAAACCTAATTACACTATCACAAAAACCCCATCTGGGTTTTTCTTCAATTCTCACATTGACTCATTAGCCACCATCAAAATTCCAGTTTTTGCCCCACAAATTAAAAcgattaaaaccaaaaaacaaaactttaCGTTATCACTCAACCTCCATGCAAAAAGGAAATCAAGGGCAACGAAGAAACAACGAATGCAATCAATCAAACCAAGGGAAAACGATTGAAAAAAAAGTTGACTTTGACTAATGTTACCTGCAACGACTTCACGAGCGAAAACAGTGATCTTGGGAGAAGAATGGGGTCCCAGAGAGTGATCGAGAGGAACCTTGAAGCGATGATCGCGCAACCGGAGCTCCGGCACGGAGTACCAGTCTTTGGTGACGTGATCCGGCGAGGAGTCGTCGGCGGCGAGGCCTTCTCCGTTCATTTGGAGTGAGCTCCGGCGAGAATGTGAGGAGAAACGATTGGAAACAGAAAAGGGTTTTGTGAAGTGAGATAGTGAGGAGAAAGCGCGAGAAGAATGATGAATACTATTAAGAGGGAAATGAAGCAATGTTCTCAGAAAAGGTAGTGGTGGCGCGTGGAGTAACAGCATTGTTGTGTTGCGAGTGGGACGAAGTGAGGGTAAGCGAGAGTGGATAAAATCTGAACGGTTTTTTCTAACTTTGACTGAATTGCTAGGACGGCTATGATTTGGTTTCGGAGAAACAAAGTTATCTCAGCCGTTTATTAGTGGTGACTCAATGACTCTTGTTTATGCGattttatttttgcattaaattgttattttatacttttttaattagtattctaattaaataagatttttagtatccttaattttttttaattagtattttttaatcagagttaaatataattaatcagaTATTTACATACCATCATTCAAATgatattttaccaaaaaaaaattattatttaatttaattttttaccatTCAACCGTAtttggtaaataaatttattttaatatggtGTAGTTTTTGTGAGACATTATTTTAGGTAGCATTTTAGCTTCTTATATTTTActtcttatttaaatattattaaatttattttagttttttcatttctttttttatagatttttaggaattttttagatacattttatattagttatttattttaagcatTATAATGTgtagattatttattttactattttaatattatattttaaaatattgataatggATTAGGATGATAAACTAATATGCAATAGTATTTAGAAATACACAATGGTATGCAACGGCATCCTCGACAACAAGCTTGAGATTTTATTCCATATATCCCATCTATACTTTCATAGTTTCATTGTTTGTGTGTCTCTCCGTTAGATCATTTGATGTAagaaaattttctcaatttccTTTTTGTCAATTACACCGACAAAGAGAAGAGTGTGGTGAAGGATAATCGGAGTTGgcggaaaaaataaaaagagaatttttaaataaaaaatattcgtTTTGATCCATGTATGTAAAATTTTTAGCATGTTGTTAttccttataaaaaattaaatatattttaatttatgtaaaattaaaatatattattatttgagttAAATTGCAACGATTCGTATatcaaaaaacattttcaattttacaCGGAAAATAAATATACTTTAACCATTTTAAATACCAAGTCTTTGTTGGCCATTCGAAAAAACAAAGGCTGGATTATTGACATGCGAATAACGTAACCAACATATGCACCCATTGTTCACCGAATACCAGAAAAGTGAAATTCACACAAAAAATCACAGCATCACTCATTTCCAATTCTGTGTTTGCCATAATGCAATTCCTAGTAGCACTTTCAAGAGCTTCTTCCACTGTAACCAACCATTGTCTGCGCCACCTCCGCAGCACGTGCAACGTGGCGGCGGAGAAGGTGACGCTGACCCGATTGAAGCAGAAGCACCGCAAGCAAGAACCCATCACCGTGGTCTCCACCCACGACTACCCTTCAGCGGTGCATGTCGACGTGGCAGGCATAGATGTCTGCCACGTCGGAGACTCTGTGTCCATGGTGATCCATGGACACGACACCACCATTCCGATCACCCTCGAACAAATGCTTGCTCATTGCCGCGCCGTTGCTCGTGGCGCCAAGAGGCCTCTTCTCGTTGGAGACTTGCCATTTGGAACCTATGAATCCAGCTCCAATCAGGTATACCGTGATTTTAACCTTGTCATTTGGTTCCACTGTAATAGCGAAAATTCTTTCAATATATTGAGGCTAAGAACAAACCTTTTGAAAAACTTGGATGAAAACATGAATAATTTTACGTCCATGAGATGTATGATTCGGTACGTCCAGACTCTAAGTTGCATTTGGCTGGCTTTATCAACGTCTTACCTTTGGGTACctaagaattaatttattattccaatcattttcctttttctgttcaattttgatgttttttcaatattttctttaaacaaAATGGACTGAAATGGCACCTTTATTGATAGAATTTGGTCTCTAATTAACCAATGAGGTATGTTTTGAGTTGACAAACGAAGTTGCCCGAGGAAGGACTTTAACTTATCTCGTGTACGTTGAGTAGTTCAAAAGTCTTCGTACGTATAAAACCAAAGTTTTGGTCGAGTTTCTTCAAAAGTTGCAAGAACCAAGAGCTACTATATTTattaagagaaattttattcttatttatattttttgtaatttttctaagattcaaaaaagtttaaaagtataaaaagagTGTTTCAGGTCAAGCTTCACCTTTTATGCTAAATATATAGGATTTTCATAATCCCACTGTTTGTCTTTTTTTACCGTTAAAAGGAAGTACAGGAGGTGGTGTAAAAACATATACATAAGCATGCAAAAAATCAATACTGTAtctaatattatatatgattggttttatcttttatttatttattatttttttacagtattttaaaaattataaaaaaataaaattttatcgcACTAGTCCAACTTATAAGCCAATTAATCAAGATTCTCTCAGAAAATACTggcaatttatataaaaaaaaattatacattgttTAAAAATATGCTTCAAAATCAAAGGCAACATCTAAGTTCTATCTTATATATATTCAACAAAACACTTTCTAAAATATACTAGTAATGCGTGGGAATTGAAATATTCTTGAAGTTGAAAATGCTCGTGTGCTCTTTTGGAGTTaagaatttatttatgttttttcttttattttatgaaaatcattttgttaCTTCTTAGTACTCACCAGGATTGAAATATGAAGGAAAATGTTAGGGAACAAGAACTTGGGTCAATCAAAATGTTAGGAAAAACAAGGACAAGTATTTCAGTATGAAAGATTTTTCAGGTGTGTGCAGTGGTTGTAAATTTTTCTATTTGATTGTAAGTTGTAGGCAGTTGATACAGCAGTACGTATGTTAAAGGAAGGGAACATGGATGCCATAAAGCTTGAAGGAGGGTCAACTTCAAGGGTTGTTGCAGCAAAGGCCATTGTTGAAGCTGGAATAGCAGTCATGGGACATGTGGGACTTACTCCTCAGGCCATTAGTGTTTTGGGGGGATTTAGACCTCAAGGAAGGACTGTTGCTAGTGCTATCAAGGTCTATCTAATTAACtctctttattaatatatatgacttaaatatgtttttattttctcgaatttagattattattttttttatcctttaaatttaaatttgttttttttaatctcctaattttgaaaaatgttctttttaatctttcataTATTCAaagactaccaaaaattatatatttaaactgCCAAAAATCAATCtggaaaaactaaaaagaataattttttaaattcagagacaaaaaaaaaagaaaatttaaattttggggATAAAAAACAACAATGATCCAAATTTTAAGGACAAGAAACATATTTAGGccttaatatctaattaattggcATTTGCAGGATTTTATTGTCATCCTAATAGGAATAAGTCTATGAAGGTTGTGGAGATGGCATTGGCTTTTCAGGAAGCTGGGTGCTTTTCTGTTGTTATAGAATGTGTGCCTGCACCTGTGGCGGCTGCTGTTACAGCAGCACTTCAGATTCCTACTATTGGAATTGGGGCTGGTCCATTTTGCAGTGGCCAGGTAAGTTGGTCATGCTGACCTTTTACCTAATATTATATGCTTGAGATTTGAGAACTTCATTAAGAGTGGAGTGGCCTAGACTAGAGCCACTATTTTTTCGTAGTTAAAAAACACTTGACTATTGCTTTATCTTGAGGCATTTATCATTCACCAACTTCAAAGTAGGGAATTGTGTTTCATGATAAATTGTTGTGTTAATTACatgatgtttttatttgaattttggtcATGTATTTGTAAAATGGTTTTATATTATCTTTCAATTACAAGTCATccttaatatgattaattatcataaaagtcaataaatttattatacataatgaattgtgattgaatgatgataaaaatttattttacactgTCAATCCATAACATATTTTCTCTGTTCATTTTCATGTGTATGTATGTAGATATATATTGAATTGGAGATGTTCAGCTGATCCTAATTGCTAGTAGACTGTGTGCACTTTCAAATTTGACCAACCCTCAATTGATTTGAGAATATTAAAGGAACTATTATTTGTAGTGAAATTTTCACACCTTTTGGGGTTGAGAACTAGGGGATCTTTTCTGTGTTTGAGGGAGTTGATGATTTTGTAAGCATATGGTGTGGTTTTATTGAAGGATGGATTTGCGTAAGTTACATGATTTTCATCTCTGTAATTTGTTATCATCTCTCTGCCACTGAGATGAATTGTTGCTTTATGAGCAAATGACTCACTTGGATGATTTATCCCTACTtgtaatttgaaatgatagatcttcaattcattttttctttttttaccttgTTATTTAAATGGAGCATGTTTGTTACCGTCACAATAATTATTGTAGGAGAAATAATTTAACAACCTTTTTCCTCTTGTTTAACTTCAAGAAATCTTCCTTTATATAAATAACCAACCTAGACATGTATATTTCGTGAACTAATTTCGTTCAGTTATGTACTCGTATGAATTATTTACACCTCAGTAATATTATAGCATATGCTAACTAGTCGTAATCTCTGCCCTTTTATTTATGAATGATTCTTGGTGTAGTcataattaaattctaattcATTGTTCATGCAGGTGCTAGTTTTCCATGATCTGCTTGGTATGCTGCAACACCCTCATGCTAAAGTATTTCTTGAAAATGTTACCTAGTTTTTTTCTGTCCTTTATTATTGGATTCTTTGCTAAATTCAAGACAATCCATCTTTTGCAGGTTAGTCCAAAATTTTGTAAACAGTATGCCTGTGTTGGAAAAGTTATCAAACAAGCCTTATTAGAATACAAGGAAGATGTGATAAATGGTTCATTTCCTGGCTCTCTCCATATCCCATATAAAATCTGTGAAGCAGAAGCAAATGGTTTTATAAATGAATTGCAAAGATTGGGTTTGGACAAGGCAGCATCTGCAGCAGTTGAAGCAGTTCAAAATATGGATACTTCCAAATCAAATGGTAAAGGAAAGTCAACAAAGGACTAAAACAgtattttagtccctaaaaaaaTTGAGGTCAATCACATTAgtcctgaaagatgaaaatcattattttcatcCTTGAAAGGGGAAATAGTTGATCACTTTAATCCTTTTCAGAGACTGAATTACCGTTAAAATGGGATtaaattgtttgattttttcatctttcaggaacaaaaaatgatgatttttatctttcaaagaGTAATATGATAGATCTCAAATTTTTCAGAGATCAAAATCGTCTTTAATTTTCAAGAAGTGAACAATTTAATAAAGATACAGTTGACGCTAACAAGCGACAAAGTTTCTATCAACGAAGTGAATAACTTGTACTGTGTTGCTGTACTCTAATTCTGGCTTATCAAATGTTTCTATCAGTAAAAGTATAAAACCGTGCTACCAACTTAAGTCTTTTCAACTCTTCAATCTCTTCAAATCCtgcaaatcatattttttaagagagaGTGACACGTTCTTTCATGATGAATAATTACAGGGAAGGACATTGCATTGCCATTAGTAAAACAATTTGCTAGCTTGGTCccttgaaagagagagaaaacagaACCATACCAGAAAACGTGTGTCATAATTACATTAGAGACTTCATAATTATACAATGAACATAATAAACATAACCATACAATATAATACTTACATGATATATTGAACCTAGACACATGTATCCAACTCAAACATAATGCATGTTTCAGACCAAGGTCAATTACATGTAGGTCGAGTGTATAATTTTGCAATGTGCtgtgttcatttaaaagcttaTCTTAATGTGCTCTTAAGTGCGCTTGAGTAAGGTCAACTTTTGAGGCCATGATTCTTTACCACCGATGCTTGTGGAAGGTGAAATATTGGTGACACAGTTCTGTCTAGTAAAGTTGGGATTTGCCCACCACAAGATCCTTCCTAAAGTTTGTAAAGTTCCCAAGGTATGACACATTGTGAGGTTGAACCATAGGATGTCCCTAATTGAGTAATAACATTAAACAATCCACTAAAAAACCTTACCCTTAtgatttagtttctttttcagaaaaaaaaaggtatatttctttcttttttaattgcaatatatatagtttattatttGAACTGAGGATTCTTCCACTCCAGTATCCTTCAAATTTGGCTTTTAAACGAATTGTATGTTGGTTTATCAGTTATATTGTTAAGCTGTGTCctacaaaaatcataaaattccgGCAGGTAAAAggcatgatgatgatgatgttctAGGTAAATTCTTTGCTCCATTACCGACAGAGTTCCCAACATTCCATATATAACTTTggatttcaatattttgaaagccGTTTAAAAGTAATTCCcaccaagcttttcaaatggAGTGATGGATTGAGTAGAAGTTCCATGTTGATTTCTAAAATAGGGAACCAAGTATTTCTGTTTCATGtgcttaaaaaagaaaacgaaTTTATgctatccaattttttttccaactacAATAAAACCTGAAGGATAAGTATCGTTTATTCGTGACATGATATTGGGCGTACCACTGTCCAACTTCAACACTTGGTTTACAATTTGTAAAATGATTGGTGAAAAATCAACTTGTTAACATTTTCACCTTCACACGGCTACTTGTAAAATTCTTGCTTTAATTGCGTATATACATCACCAAATTCGATACTTCACTTTCCTTCCAATTGTATGAAATGATTCTTTTTCTATGGTTAGTAACGGATATTTCAAAATCCTGTAAAATGTAAATCACGTGGTTTATCCTTAGCAACAATGATAAGATGAATCTATGAAGTACGAATACTTCTATTATTAGAAATGtcctgataaaaaaattatttgaaataccTTGGTGTCAAGCATTATTTTGACTTGACATTTATCTTACACATGTTAGCCACTTGTTGATAGGTGtcgaattaaataaaatatttatttatttatttggctaTTTAAATTGGCATCTCCATATAAATGAACacactaatattattaaaataattattttaactttaagaAAAGTAagcttaaaatataatataatgtaaaaaaaaatctcttaacTTTTGTGTGAGTTTTgttattatagaaaaaaagtaaaatataacaaGTTAGTTTGAtgggtgaatttttttttttagaagatgCGATTCATcttgttttgaaattttcagTTAAGATATCAAGTATTCATCATAAAATAATACTTCTTGAtggtctttttaaaaaaattaatatactagaaaataatattgattatcaatttagatttattaatatgttactCATAATATATGGTTACATGATCTAGCATGTAGAAATGGCCCTTCTAAGAATTTTAGATATTAACCTATGAAGTATAACATCTTATCCCGTGTCCTATCCATACCTCTTCATatacttaattataaataaaaaaatcattttccagCTGAGGCATGTTTGGTAAATTGACCCCTTCCACTAGGCATGAGATGCAAAGTTATTGGGAGCCAAGCAAATGGCACAAAACTAAAATGGTGAGCCTAACATGTTAACTTCAAGCTAACGTGGCTCTCATTTGGGGAAGGGGACGTGAAATACTTTGCTTCTCAGTGAATAAAACAGATAGGAGCCAGATACCATATAAACCAAAACGCATATGCTTGATGGGAATCTAATTCCTTGATTACCTTAACCCCTCGTGTCTCCAAAAAAGGTTCACTACTATCGGTGCTCATGCACAGTACTACTAGAATATATACCCAACAAGCAACAACCATGAACCCATATGTCACAGTCACACgataataataatcattaccaagaagaaaaaactaaaagtcaACCCAAAAGTGCTTTTGCCAATTTATATCACAAAACCAATGTCAAATACAATGAACTCAACCACAACTCAAGGAGCATACAAAAAACttactaaaataaattgttttacatTAACACATAGGTATGatgacataaataataaaactatgaATGCCTAATAATAATCATTCATTTTTAACAAGATTAATGCTTTGATTGATCTACCTTACTAGTCACTACTACTCTACTAAGGAAAACTTTTCCTCCAATTCACAAACCATTGTTAGTAAAGATTCCTCCAAAATGTTTCATTTCCTctacaaacaataaataaataaaaggtccATATTGTCATCAATGAAAAGCATTGTGATGATTTCCTTCCCCCAAAAGAATCATCTACATCCACCAGCAGTAGCAGCACCACTAGCCACCCAAGAAGGGATTGCAATTGCAGAAAAGGGGTCACTGAAGCAGTCACCAGTGACAACAGAAGGAGCAGTGAGTTGGCTCAGCTCATCCAAACTTTCAAAGAAGTCATCTGAAAGCACCATATCAGACAAGCCAAATTCATCTTCTTCCTCGTCATCCATCACATCCTCTTTCTCTTCTCTGCTCTCAGATTTTTCCCCTTGTGGTGGTGTTGGAGCCTCTTCCTCTGCCCCTGAGGTGGCAGGGGAAGTGGGTTTTGTGAAGCTCTTGCTCTTTTCAGAGTCTTCTTCAGTGGTGGTGGCTGTTTGAGGTGCCAATGGCTTCTGGCGTGTGGAACCAGCAAGAGAGTTTCTGTGAGTAGGTGCAGGGTGGTTGTGCTCAGCAGTGTAAGTCACTATGAACATTGTTGGGTCTGATCTGTTTCTTTCAACCTGTTTCCTTGCCAAACACCCCTTTGAGCTGCTACATCTATAGTACCCCCTACAAAAACGAAATCAAACCTCAATTAGACCTTAAAGTACACAACTTTGGAAATTTGGATTTGATTACTTAAAGCATAAAGTGGGATGCCATGTGATAATTAATTGCAAAATTCTCTATTGAGATCTCAAACACCTTTACTTTATAAATCCATGCACATATTTTCTCACAATCTCAAATCAAGGGCCATCAAATTAAAAGAGCCAaatcatgaattttttcaaccaaattttagaaaattgcaagTGAAATTCTTGTAGGCTAACCTTGGATATGGAGACCCCTTTATGGGTTTCTGGCCATATTTCCTCCATGCCCATATGTCTGAAGAGAGATTCTCAACTGGTACTTGACAAACTTTCTTAAGCTGGTTCTTTctgaaaaataccaaaaaaaaaaaaaaacaatcataagCACATCTCACAAATACACaaaccaaggttttaaaaaactgtCTGCAACCACAAAGTGACATAATTGCAGTCTCATCACTCGCATTTGACTACAATTTTCCACAATATCAAAGATCGCAACAAAATCTTGACCACaaccgcaatttaaaaccttaacaaacacaaaattatcAACCAAAGACATGATTTTTAAGACATGGGCAAGTCcaagatcaattttttttctctgggGTATCAAAACCAAGCAAGCACAAACATCTGTACCTTCTTTTAGATCGTGGGGTGGTGACAGCATGTGGCTGCTTACTCCTCTGTTGTTGTTTCTCTTGCGTTGAAACAGACTTGGGTGGAGCAGAGGAATAGGAAGAGAGTGAGGACAAGGGTGAAGAGGCCTGCAACGTTAGAGGCTGAGATTTGGAGAAGAAAGGCTTGCAAAGCTCATGCAACTCCTCAATGGAGCTCCTTGCCTCAAAAGGGTACGCAGAAAGCGACAAAGCTTGGCTTATTCCTTGTTCACCCTTGAAGATGTTGAAGccggaagaggaagaagaagaagcagcagcTTCAGGGTGGAAGTAACAAGAGGCAAAgccagaggaagaagaagatgaggaagACACCGACGATGATGTAACGGTGGAGCAGCCTCTAACCACCGCATGTAGATCCCAATCTTCCGCCATAGAGAGACAAAAACTCTGAAGTGTGTGGAAtttttttgagagagagaaaagacaaAAGAAGGCGCTGACTTTTGGCGAGAGAGAGATGATAAGGTGCAGTGAGTGGGGATGGACTTGTATttatagaaagagaaagagggCGTTTTGCACAAAGTCtagtgagagagagagggaaaaaaactcaaaaagttgtttcttcttctcttctttttttcaatggAGAGAGAGACTGTGTGGTTGGCATTTTGGCATCTCTATGCTTATCTATttactttaattgattttatttaattcatcTTTTCCTGTTTGTTTCACTCGGCATTGGAAGACAGTGTTTTGTGATTTGGGGGT is a genomic window containing:
- the LOC114425618 gene encoding WRKY transcription factor 22-like, whose product is MAEDWDLHAVVRGCSTVTSSSVSSSSSSSSGFASCYFHPEAAASSSSSSGFNIFKGEQGISQALSLSAYPFEARSSIEELHELCKPFFSKSQPLTLQASSPLSSLSSYSSAPPKSVSTQEKQQQRSKQPHAVTTPRSKRRKNQLKKVCQVPVENLSSDIWAWRKYGQKPIKGSPYPRGYYRCSSSKGCLARKQVERNRSDPTMFIVTYTAEHNHPAPTHRNSLAGSTRQKPLAPQTATTTEEDSEKSKSFTKPTSPATSGAEEEAPTPPQGEKSESREEKEDVMDDEEEDEFGLSDMVLSDDFFESLDELSQLTAPSVVTGDCFSDPFSAIAIPSWVASGAATAGGCR
- the LOC114367562 gene encoding 3-methyl-2-oxobutanoate hydroxymethyltransferase 1, mitochondrial-like; this translates as MQFLVALSRASSTVTNHCLRHLRSTCNVAAEKVTLTRLKQKHRKQEPITVVSTHDYPSAVHVDVAGIDVCHVGDSVSMVIHGHDTTIPITLEQMLAHCRAVARGAKRPLLVGDLPFGTYESSSNQAVDTAVRMLKEGNMDAIKLEGGSTSRVVAAKAIVEAGIAVMGHVGLTPQAISVLGGFRPQGRTVASAIKVVEMALAFQEAGCFSVVIECVPAPVAAAVTAALQIPTIGIGAGPFCSGQVLVFHDLLGMLQHPHAKVSPKFCKQYACVGKVIKQALLEYKEDVINGSFPGSLHIPYKICEAEANGFINELQRLGLDKAASAAVEAVQNMDTSKSNGKGKSTKD